One genomic window of Candidatus Nanohalobium constans includes the following:
- the thrS gene encoding threonine--tRNA ligase — protein sequence MIEVELPDGSQLEVEENSTVEDVAYEIGTGLGDDTVAGKINGELVAKEDEVSEGDEIEIVTDQSEEYTQVLRHSAAHVFAQALKRIYGDQVKLTIGPWTDEGFYYDIDGVEIEQEDFEEIEEEMQNIIEEDLQIEREMLSREDAEEFFEDNEYKRQILDEEAGEGDTVSFYKQGEFKDLCKGPHVDSTGEVGGFKLLEIAGAYWRGDEENEMLTRIYGTAFSSESELGEFMEQRREAEKRDHRRIGREMDLFSIPEFAPGCAHFHPNGMKIRRELEEYIREKNAELGYTEVKTPELNKAELWKKTGHYEAFKEDGEMFAWEQDDTEYGLKPMNCANHSHIFDSNNKSYKELPIKLSEFGTVYRNEQSGELSGLMRVRGLTQDDGHAYLRKDQIEEEIKKHLDIIIEMYDEFGFEVNFIMETKPPKAQGPDELWDEAEEALGNAMDEKVGDYEVKPEEGAFYGPKIGVEVEDAIGRKWQLGTVQLDFVIPRNYGLKYTGEDNEEHYPVMLHRAILGSIDRFMGVMIEHFAGDFPTWLAPEQVRILPVTDRNQEYAEEIKEELSDFRVEIEERSWKVGKKIQNAHDDNVPYMLILGDDEEEAGNISVRDREEREEKEISVEEFKEALREEVEEKKLETDFLQ from the coding sequence ATGATAGAAGTAGAACTACCTGACGGCTCACAGTTGGAAGTAGAAGAAAACTCCACAGTAGAAGATGTAGCATACGAAATAGGTACCGGACTAGGCGACGACACAGTAGCCGGAAAAATAAACGGCGAACTCGTAGCCAAGGAAGACGAAGTCAGCGAGGGCGACGAAATAGAAATAGTAACAGACCAAAGCGAAGAATACACACAAGTACTTAGACACAGCGCTGCACATGTATTTGCACAAGCACTGAAAAGAATCTACGGAGACCAGGTCAAACTAACAATCGGACCGTGGACAGACGAAGGATTTTACTACGACATCGACGGAGTAGAAATCGAACAGGAAGACTTCGAAGAAATAGAAGAAGAGATGCAGAATATAATCGAAGAAGACCTGCAGATAGAAAGAGAAATGCTCTCAAGAGAAGACGCAGAAGAATTCTTCGAAGACAACGAATACAAAAGACAGATTTTGGACGAAGAAGCTGGAGAAGGCGACACAGTTTCCTTCTACAAACAGGGCGAGTTCAAAGACCTGTGTAAGGGACCTCATGTCGATTCAACAGGAGAAGTAGGCGGCTTCAAGCTTCTAGAAATCGCAGGAGCCTACTGGAGAGGAGATGAAGAAAACGAAATGCTGACAAGAATCTACGGAACAGCATTCTCCTCAGAATCAGAACTAGGAGAATTCATGGAGCAACGCAGAGAAGCCGAGAAAAGAGATCACAGAAGAATCGGAAGAGAAATGGACCTATTCTCAATTCCGGAGTTCGCACCAGGATGCGCACACTTCCATCCAAACGGCATGAAAATCCGCAGAGAACTTGAAGAATACATAAGAGAGAAAAACGCCGAGCTAGGATACACAGAAGTCAAGACACCAGAACTCAACAAAGCAGAGCTATGGAAGAAGACCGGACACTACGAAGCATTCAAGGAAGACGGTGAGATGTTCGCCTGGGAGCAAGACGATACCGAATACGGTTTGAAGCCGATGAACTGCGCCAACCACAGCCACATCTTTGACTCCAACAATAAGAGCTACAAAGAACTTCCAATCAAGCTTTCAGAGTTCGGAACTGTTTATAGAAACGAACAATCGGGTGAACTCTCAGGCTTGATGCGTGTAAGAGGATTAACACAGGATGACGGTCACGCCTACCTTCGTAAAGACCAGATAGAAGAAGAAATCAAGAAGCACCTTGATATAATCATTGAGATGTACGATGAGTTTGGCTTCGAAGTCAACTTCATCATGGAGACCAAACCTCCGAAGGCGCAGGGTCCTGATGAACTCTGGGACGAGGCAGAGGAAGCTCTAGGCAATGCGATGGATGAGAAAGTCGGCGACTACGAAGTCAAGCCGGAAGAAGGCGCATTTTACGGACCAAAGATTGGTGTAGAAGTAGAAGACGCTATCGGAAGAAAATGGCAACTAGGAACAGTCCAGCTCGACTTCGTCATCCCTAGAAACTATGGTCTGAAGTATACAGGAGAAGACAACGAAGAGCATTACCCTGTCATGCTTCACAGAGCCATCCTCGGATCCATTGACCGTTTCATGGGAGTCATGATCGAGCACTTCGCAGGAGACTTCCCGACCTGGCTAGCACCGGAACAGGTTAGAATCCTTCCTGTAACAGATAGAAACCAGGAATACGCGGAAGAAATCAAGGAAGAGCTTTCAGACTTCCGAGTTGAGATAGAAGAAAGAAGTTGGAAGGTTGGTAAGAAGATTCAGAACGCACATGACGACAATGTACCTTACATGCTGATCCTTGGTGACGATGAGGAAGAAGCAGGAAACATATCTGTTAGAGATCGTGAAGAGCGTGAAGAGAAAGAAATCAGTGTGGAAGAGTTCAAGGAAGCGTTAAGAGAGGAAGTTGAGGAGAAGAAGCTGGAGACTGATTTCCTCCAGTAA
- a CDS encoding 50S ribosomal protein L39e — translation MGSNKSSGKKKRLARLANTAKSAPRWVSLKVHGMDSAQKKSVKPRKSRHWRRNDTDE, via the coding sequence ATGGGAAGCAACAAGAGCTCAGGAAAAAAGAAGAGACTGGCACGCCTAGCCAACACAGCTAAATCAGCACCACGCTGGGTAAGCCTCAAAGTCCACGGAATGGACAGCGCACAGAAAAAGTCTGTCAAGCCGCGTAAAAGCCGGCACTGGAGAAGAAACGACACAGACGAATAA
- a CDS encoding lysylphosphatidylglycerol synthase transmembrane domain-containing protein: MLWSLNWYVFFRSLGIECSYAKSFRIFMAGQFFNTVTSLGRFGGQPIMAYLISKKSSSSYEKSLATVMSADLVTVLPMSIFIVTGLSFLLISGSGSDEIATAAVTLLGFLLTGVVIGFLAWFRSGTMEKYGFSAIRKLTEITGRGESYLEKLKSRIDNWEKTLQTIGENPTTLIYSILITASAFLSRMAAFYLILASLNLQMHPLEIMLLIPLISFASISPTPGGSGTYEAAMAASIILLMDISFATALTVTILYRLCTYWQVLTIGYISTTTLGRIPGVDKIAQQPEIKG; the protein is encoded by the coding sequence ATGTTATGGAGCCTCAACTGGTATGTATTTTTCAGAAGCCTCGGGATAGAATGCTCCTACGCTAAGAGCTTCCGTATCTTTATGGCAGGACAGTTCTTCAACACAGTAACCTCTCTCGGAAGATTTGGTGGACAGCCAATAATGGCTTACCTTATCTCCAAGAAATCTAGCAGTAGCTATGAGAAATCTCTGGCAACAGTAATGTCGGCAGACCTAGTAACAGTCCTTCCAATGTCAATATTCATAGTAACAGGACTATCATTCTTACTAATTTCAGGTTCAGGTTCAGATGAGATCGCTACAGCCGCAGTCACCCTTCTCGGATTTCTGTTGACAGGTGTCGTGATAGGTTTCCTTGCATGGTTCAGATCAGGAACAATGGAAAAATACGGATTCTCCGCGATAAGAAAGCTTACAGAGATCACAGGGAGAGGAGAAAGCTACCTGGAAAAACTGAAATCAAGAATCGACAACTGGGAGAAAACACTGCAGACAATAGGAGAAAACCCCACGACACTGATATACTCCATACTAATAACCGCATCAGCATTCCTGTCAAGAATGGCTGCCTTCTATCTTATACTGGCTTCCCTCAACCTTCAGATGCATCCGCTTGAGATCATGCTCCTCATACCCCTGATAAGCTTCGCCAGCATAAGTCCGACACCAGGAGGAAGCGGGACATACGAAGCAGCAATGGCAGCATCCATAATACTATTAATGGATATCTCATTCGCCACAGCACTGACAGTAACAATCCTATACCGGCTTTGCACATACTGGCAGGTACTAACTATAGGATACATCTCAACCACAACACTGGGGAGAATACCAGGTGTAGACAAGATCGCCCAACAACCAGAAATAAAAGGATAA
- a CDS encoding 30S ribosomal protein S19e — protein MVTVYDVKAEPLIMEAAEDLEEEFDAPEWTNLVKTGSDRERPPEQENWYHIRSAAILRKIYTDGPLGVSRLRTVYGKRKDNGHGPEHQGKASGKVIRTALQNLEEAGLVETEEGEGRVITEEGQAFLDEKSEEVY, from the coding sequence ATGGTAACAGTTTATGATGTAAAAGCAGAGCCTTTGATTATGGAGGCTGCTGAAGATTTGGAAGAGGAGTTCGATGCTCCGGAATGGACTAACCTAGTAAAGACAGGAAGCGACAGAGAAAGACCTCCAGAGCAGGAGAACTGGTATCACATCCGATCAGCCGCAATCCTTCGAAAGATCTACACTGACGGACCACTAGGAGTCTCAAGACTTCGAACAGTATACGGAAAAAGAAAAGATAACGGACACGGACCAGAGCACCAAGGAAAAGCCTCAGGAAAAGTAATCAGAACAGCTCTACAGAACCTGGAAGAAGCAGGACTTGTAGAGACAGAAGAAGGCGAAGGACGAGTAATAACAGAAGAAGGTCAAGCATTCCTAGACGAAAAATCCGAAGAAGTCTACTAA
- a CDS encoding carboxypeptidase-like regulatory domain-containing protein translates to MASKKTILLLTLILFTGISAAQPNNITGEVKDEFWLNQDDAIQSFGVEFAGPCENTAVEVFSSEEEVTDVENTSESGNTYEIAPSDLSGPANYTIEASCENENVSSAETSFLADNIQLSVGSIDSSSDDPVFYPGDTVSGQLDLSTEGSVIESVPSSLEFDSSFENGVSVNQEYDFQVDASSSDTGENSISLINYETSAGDITVEPVWQVENKVDEKVKHRNFQDLSVTFQITKKGDAYTGFEDDDFEFAGGSGDNFVSVSTDGDSYTLDFESTPKVDDRAPTEETFELSADPREQDFEEESFNIGEIEIEKDIEFSGEVRDLERSRVPAKFTAEFDNRDTAFGNGDSASFEKFFPDAKAPIFEMDFPEAKFELKNFEFVREYPDGQERDIRYNYYEKFEGIEFEGDASDIRPVNLVSIESDYDFESDPDESRVNLEFDSSQVEDTRNVVVYECDYWMFERETCANEWEEKDVRTLGQETLNVQINPYDEQFGGNANVLWNAYLVGVPKGVGSSLTLENSLDGLPGRIQAGEEFSISGTVIDSSTGEAVEDADVSIEIVSGGGNKVTPDQDIDTGVNGNFEYSDVVREAGSYSANIEVSKSPYESFVFEEENDDNDKMEVYYETGLTVSSEDDVDIRFGESSSVEFDVENVGQSEVEDLSFDTEVSGIDEEYYSWSLPSRSSISEEGSVTATLNLDIPSDADVAPGRKTISLSASGNSADESLDNSATVYASVPAQQEDESDQQESETEERNNSGSSFDVPDAKDVSNVTGEFIQSQSDMNLALGLILIFGAILAVTVRKRKNDGDRDDRRMGGRATTASHAGGSGRGKVQKPDVSPQDNQEEDTEDGEEQESVEEESGSGTGSNDEEGEFVCDTCGDKFDTESGLKLHKQALH, encoded by the coding sequence ATGGCATCCAAGAAAACCATACTGCTTCTAACACTTATCTTATTCACAGGAATTTCAGCTGCGCAGCCCAATAACATTACGGGTGAGGTCAAAGACGAGTTCTGGCTTAATCAGGATGATGCTATTCAAAGTTTCGGTGTAGAATTCGCCGGCCCATGTGAAAATACTGCTGTAGAAGTTTTCTCAAGTGAAGAGGAGGTAACTGATGTTGAGAATACAAGTGAGTCCGGGAATACCTATGAAATTGCTCCAAGCGATCTTTCCGGTCCTGCGAATTATACTATCGAAGCATCGTGCGAGAATGAAAATGTGAGTTCTGCTGAAACAAGTTTTCTTGCCGATAATATCCAACTCAGTGTAGGGAGTATTGATTCTAGTTCTGATGATCCTGTCTTCTACCCTGGTGATACTGTATCTGGGCAGCTCGACCTATCAACTGAGGGAAGTGTAATAGAATCTGTTCCAAGCTCTCTCGAATTTGATTCATCTTTTGAAAACGGTGTAAGTGTTAATCAAGAGTACGACTTTCAGGTTGATGCTTCTTCGAGTGATACTGGTGAAAATTCAATAAGTTTGATAAATTATGAGACTTCTGCAGGAGATATCACTGTTGAACCTGTCTGGCAGGTAGAAAATAAGGTTGATGAGAAGGTTAAGCACAGGAATTTTCAGGATCTTTCTGTAACTTTCCAGATTACCAAGAAAGGAGATGCATACACCGGTTTTGAAGATGATGACTTTGAATTTGCCGGAGGTTCAGGCGATAACTTTGTTTCTGTAAGTACTGATGGCGACAGTTATACCCTTGACTTTGAATCTACTCCAAAAGTTGATGATAGAGCCCCTACAGAGGAAACTTTTGAGTTAAGTGCTGATCCAAGAGAGCAAGATTTTGAAGAAGAATCTTTCAACATTGGTGAGATAGAAATTGAAAAAGATATCGAGTTTTCAGGCGAGGTCCGTGACTTAGAGAGAAGCAGGGTTCCTGCTAAGTTCACAGCAGAGTTTGATAATCGAGATACTGCTTTTGGGAACGGTGATTCTGCTTCATTTGAGAAGTTCTTCCCTGATGCAAAGGCTCCGATATTTGAGATGGATTTCCCAGAGGCAAAGTTTGAGCTTAAGAACTTTGAATTTGTCAGAGAGTATCCTGATGGTCAAGAAAGAGATATCAGATATAACTACTACGAAAAATTTGAGGGTATAGAGTTTGAGGGAGATGCTTCAGATATTAGACCAGTAAATCTTGTCTCAATTGAATCTGATTATGACTTTGAGTCTGATCCTGATGAGAGTAGAGTGAACCTTGAATTTGATAGCAGTCAAGTTGAAGATACAAGAAATGTCGTAGTCTATGAGTGTGACTACTGGATGTTTGAAAGAGAAACATGTGCCAATGAATGGGAGGAGAAGGATGTCAGAACTCTTGGACAGGAGACTTTGAATGTGCAGATAAACCCTTATGATGAACAGTTTGGAGGAAATGCGAATGTTCTCTGGAATGCTTACTTGGTTGGTGTTCCTAAGGGTGTTGGTTCTAGTTTGACTCTTGAGAATAGTTTGGATGGTTTGCCTGGTAGGATTCAGGCTGGTGAGGAGTTTAGTATTTCAGGTACTGTGATTGACAGTTCTACTGGTGAGGCTGTGGAGGATGCTGATGTTTCGATTGAGATTGTTTCTGGTGGTGGTAACAAGGTTACTCCTGACCAGGATATTGACACAGGGGTGAATGGTAATTTTGAGTATTCGGATGTTGTGCGTGAGGCTGGCAGTTATTCGGCCAATATAGAGGTCTCTAAGAGTCCTTATGAGTCTTTTGTTTTTGAAGAAGAGAATGATGATAATGATAAGATGGAAGTGTATTATGAGACTGGTTTGACTGTCAGCAGTGAGGATGATGTCGATATTCGGTTCGGTGAGTCTTCCAGTGTGGAGTTTGATGTTGAGAATGTCGGTCAGTCGGAGGTTGAGGACCTGTCATTTGATACTGAAGTATCGGGTATCGATGAGGAATATTATAGTTGGAGTCTGCCAAGTAGAAGCAGTATTAGTGAGGAGGGTTCTGTAACTGCTACCTTGAACTTGGATATTCCTTCGGATGCTGATGTTGCTCCAGGTCGGAAGACTATTTCTCTATCTGCTTCCGGTAACTCTGCTGATGAGAGCTTGGATAACTCTGCTACTGTTTACGCATCTGTACCAGCTCAGCAAGAGGATGAATCAGATCAGCAGGAGTCGGAGACGGAAGAACGGAATAACTCCGGTTCTTCGTTTGATGTTCCTGATGCCAAGGATGTTTCAAATGTGACCGGAGAGTTTATTCAGAGTCAAAGTGATATGAACTTGGCTCTAGGGCTTATCCTGATTTTTGGAGCTATCCTGGCTGTGACGGTTAGGAAGAGGAAGAATGATGGTGATAGGGATGATAGGAGGATGGGTGGTCGTGCGACCACTGCATCACATGCCGGTGGCTCTGGTAGGGGCAAGGTTCAGAAGCCTGATGTCTCTCCTCAAGATAACCAGGAAGAAGATACTGAAGACGGAGAGGAGCAAGAATCAGTTGAAGAAGAAAGTGGTTCAGGTACGGGTTCAAACGATGAGGAGGGCGAGTTTGTCTGTGATACTTGCGGAGATAAGTTTGACACGGAGTCCGGTTTGAAGCTTCACAAACAGGCGCTTCACTGA
- a CDS encoding translation initiation factor IF-6 encodes MDIEKYNYTGNESIGFHATVTETQAIFPPDFKRKDKFNAEKTVETYINRTKLVGLFTAGNSNCILIPEEATDREKDKLEETGIEFQVIETPDNALGNLILCNDNGAYISPKLEDQKEEIEEALEVPVTVGTIAGIQNPGVCGLANSRGAVIHREADEDDAEKVKEALELEDIDIGTINLGSPYMGSGGLATDDMTLVGENTSGPEIGRIDRTMK; translated from the coding sequence ATGGATATCGAAAAATACAACTACACCGGCAACGAAAGCATAGGATTCCACGCCACAGTAACAGAAACACAAGCAATCTTCCCGCCAGACTTCAAGCGGAAAGACAAATTCAATGCTGAAAAAACAGTGGAAACATACATCAACCGTACAAAACTGGTAGGACTGTTCACCGCCGGCAACTCAAACTGCATCCTGATTCCAGAAGAAGCAACAGACAGAGAAAAAGACAAACTAGAAGAAACAGGAATAGAATTCCAAGTTATAGAGACCCCGGACAACGCACTAGGCAACCTAATCCTCTGCAACGATAATGGAGCCTACATCAGTCCAAAGTTGGAAGACCAAAAAGAAGAGATAGAAGAAGCACTCGAAGTACCTGTAACAGTTGGAACAATAGCAGGAATACAGAACCCTGGCGTATGCGGATTAGCAAACAGTAGAGGAGCAGTAATCCACAGAGAAGCCGACGAAGACGACGCAGAAAAAGTCAAAGAAGCACTGGAACTCGAAGACATTGACATCGGAACAATCAACCTAGGATCACCATACATGGGCTCAGGAGGCCTAGCAACAGACGACATGACTTTGGTCGGAGAAAATACCTCAGGACCAGAAATCGGTAGAATCGACCGAACCATGAAATAA
- the ppsA gene encoding phosphoenolpyruvate synthase, which yields MKNVLWFEDINSDDTAKVGGKSANLGELRNETEVPVLPGFATTADAYDKFIHDTDLRDKIETLIDGLDIDDVNSLQRVGKQIRAHIKEADMPEDLRKDFVKQYEELEERLGVENPEVAVRSSATAEDLPGASFAGQQETYLNVSGKQDLIKRIKDCYASLFTNRAISYREDKDFSHFDVKLSAVVQKMGRSDIGAAGVMFTLDPDSGFDNVVTINGSYGLGEYVVLGEVNPDEFTVFKENLGIIEKEVGDKEKKLVRNEDHESGDGQENIEKKVPQSDREKFCITDNQVKELAKYALRIEEHYGKPMDIEWVLDGQTNELYIVQARPETVQAEKDENVIKDYKLEEESEVLLEGSAIGSKIGSGKAHVLSSPKQIDQFEEGEVLVTDMTDPDWEPIMKKAGAIITNKGGRTSHAAIVSRELGVPAVIGTENATSQLSDGQEVTVDCSSSTGRIWDGEIEFNVEEHHLDEIPDTDTDVQVNIGEPSEVFHVAQLPVEGVGLAREEFIISSHVGEHPLHLIEEGRDDEYVQALRDGLGKIGAAFYPDQVVVRLSDFKSDEYAQLEGGEDYEPDEANPMIGFRGASRYYDEVFQKAFELECEALRRCIDELGLDNITVMVPFCRTIDEGKKVRAKMKEYGLDEGDIDVYVMAEIPSNIIRAEEFAEVFDGFSVGTNDLTQLTLGVDRNSDKMKEVFDERDPAVKESVRKLIRKAHKKDRHVGICGDAPSTHEGYAEFLVENNIDAISVSPDVALETILKVADAEEGRDSVENSDFSDVNIAGLTPDDVGNAAGEVYNILNDQGKATAKKLKSHADDAMDSETVNQALGWLAKEGKIEVEVKKDGETKYQLD from the coding sequence ATGAAGAATGTCCTCTGGTTCGAAGATATCAACTCTGACGACACCGCTAAAGTAGGCGGTAAAAGCGCAAATCTCGGAGAGCTCCGAAACGAAACCGAAGTACCTGTTCTACCTGGTTTCGCGACCACTGCCGATGCATACGACAAATTTATACACGACACCGATCTGAGAGACAAGATCGAGACACTAATCGACGGATTAGACATCGATGATGTCAACAGCCTACAACGAGTAGGCAAGCAGATCCGTGCTCATATCAAGGAAGCTGACATGCCAGAGGATCTAAGAAAAGACTTTGTAAAACAATACGAAGAACTAGAAGAACGATTGGGAGTAGAAAACCCGGAAGTAGCAGTTCGTTCATCTGCCACAGCTGAGGACCTTCCAGGAGCATCTTTCGCAGGACAGCAGGAAACTTATCTAAATGTTTCTGGGAAGCAAGACTTGATCAAGAGGATTAAGGATTGCTATGCTTCTCTTTTCACAAACAGAGCGATTTCTTATCGTGAGGATAAAGATTTCAGTCACTTTGATGTGAAGTTATCAGCCGTTGTTCAGAAGATGGGGCGTTCAGATATCGGTGCGGCTGGAGTAATGTTTACACTGGACCCAGACTCCGGATTCGACAATGTCGTAACAATCAACGGAAGCTACGGACTAGGAGAGTATGTAGTACTCGGAGAAGTCAATCCTGACGAGTTCACTGTGTTTAAGGAGAATCTTGGAATAATTGAGAAAGAAGTTGGCGACAAGGAGAAGAAGCTGGTTAGGAACGAAGATCATGAATCCGGAGATGGACAGGAAAACATTGAGAAGAAAGTGCCTCAGAGCGACCGGGAAAAATTCTGTATAACTGACAACCAGGTAAAAGAACTGGCTAAATACGCCTTACGGATTGAGGAACACTATGGTAAGCCAATGGATATCGAGTGGGTTCTGGACGGACAGACCAACGAACTGTATATTGTTCAGGCAAGACCGGAGACGGTGCAGGCTGAGAAGGACGAAAATGTAATCAAAGACTACAAGCTCGAGGAAGAGTCAGAGGTACTGCTTGAGGGGAGCGCAATTGGCTCCAAGATTGGCTCAGGGAAGGCACATGTCCTCTCATCGCCCAAGCAAATCGACCAGTTTGAAGAGGGAGAAGTACTGGTAACCGACATGACCGATCCAGACTGGGAGCCAATTATGAAGAAAGCAGGAGCTATCATAACCAATAAAGGCGGGCGAACCAGTCACGCAGCAATCGTATCCAGAGAACTAGGAGTACCGGCAGTCATCGGCACGGAGAACGCCACAAGCCAGTTATCCGATGGACAAGAGGTTACTGTAGACTGTTCTTCAAGCACAGGCAGAATCTGGGATGGAGAAATAGAGTTCAATGTCGAAGAACACCACCTGGATGAAATACCAGATACAGATACAGATGTACAAGTCAACATCGGAGAGCCAAGCGAAGTATTCCATGTAGCCCAGCTCCCCGTTGAAGGTGTCGGACTAGCAAGAGAAGAATTCATCATCTCCAGCCATGTCGGAGAACATCCGCTACACTTAATTGAAGAAGGTAGAGACGATGAATATGTTCAGGCGCTCCGAGACGGCCTAGGTAAGATCGGGGCAGCATTCTATCCAGACCAAGTTGTAGTTCGACTTTCCGACTTCAAATCAGACGAATATGCACAGCTTGAAGGCGGTGAAGACTATGAGCCAGATGAAGCGAACCCTATGATCGGATTCAGAGGAGCTTCAAGATACTATGACGAAGTATTCCAGAAAGCATTCGAACTGGAATGTGAAGCACTGCGCAGATGTATCGATGAGCTAGGATTGGACAATATCACCGTGATGGTTCCTTTCTGCCGTACCATCGACGAGGGCAAGAAGGTCAGAGCAAAGATGAAGGAGTATGGACTGGATGAAGGAGATATCGATGTGTATGTCATGGCAGAGATTCCTTCAAACATTATCCGTGCAGAAGAGTTTGCTGAAGTATTCGATGGTTTCTCCGTCGGGACAAACGACTTAACTCAGTTAACACTTGGAGTTGACAGGAACAGCGATAAGATGAAGGAAGTATTCGATGAGAGGGATCCTGCAGTGAAAGAATCAGTCAGGAAACTGATTAGAAAGGCTCACAAGAAGGATAGACATGTCGGCATCTGTGGAGACGCTCCTTCAACCCATGAAGGTTACGCAGAGTTCCTGGTTGAGAACAATATCGATGCGATCTCTGTTTCTCCAGATGTCGCATTGGAGACTATTTTGAAGGTTGCTGATGCAGAGGAAGGAAGAGATTCAGTGGAGAACAGTGATTTCAGTGATGTGAATATTGCAGGTTTGACTCCTGATGATGTTGGTAATGCTGCCGGAGAAGTCTACAATATCTTGAATGACCAGGGCAAAGCTACTGCCAAGAAGCTGAAAAGTCATGCTGACGATGCTATGGATAGTGAAACAGTTAACCAGGCTCTTGGATGGCTAGCAAAGGAAGGTAAGATAGAAGTAGAGGTTAAGAAGGATGGTGAAACTAAGTACCAGTTGGATTAA
- a CDS encoding P-loop NTPase, with protein MADGRIVGLISGKGGVGKTTLTVNLGIALQQREKEVTIVDADFSASNLGVYLGRYDHPVKIQDVLHGNAETESAIFRHPTGIKALTSSNEINKVEPETSSLRDILTEASKESDYVLVDCPPGLNKTVESIIDACDELMIVTMPTQTAGINAAQIIEKCKEMQQPILGTVINKVEDEPDKELVEREVEMMTESHILGQIPYDAEMKESLFENTPLVLFNEYSEAAIEIQKLAASLEGGKYEPPKFAKFKRGLRNIKRNISK; from the coding sequence ATGGCAGATGGAAGAATAGTAGGTCTGATCTCAGGAAAAGGCGGAGTAGGAAAAACCACTTTGACAGTAAACCTGGGAATAGCACTACAACAAAGAGAAAAAGAAGTAACTATAGTCGACGCCGACTTCTCAGCTTCAAACCTAGGAGTTTACCTAGGACGATACGACCACCCTGTCAAAATACAGGACGTACTGCATGGAAACGCAGAAACAGAATCAGCTATCTTCAGACACCCGACTGGGATCAAAGCATTGACCTCAAGCAACGAAATTAACAAGGTGGAACCAGAAACATCCAGCCTCAGAGACATACTTACGGAAGCAAGCAAAGAATCGGACTACGTACTGGTTGACTGCCCACCAGGACTAAATAAGACAGTTGAAAGCATAATAGACGCTTGCGACGAACTAATGATAGTCACAATGCCCACACAGACAGCAGGAATCAACGCAGCACAGATAATCGAAAAATGCAAGGAAATGCAGCAACCAATACTAGGTACAGTCATCAACAAAGTAGAAGACGAACCAGACAAAGAACTAGTAGAAAGAGAAGTCGAAATGATGACAGAAAGCCACATCCTAGGACAAATACCTTACGACGCAGAAATGAAAGAAAGCCTTTTCGAAAACACACCACTCGTGCTCTTCAACGAGTACAGCGAGGCAGCAATCGAAATACAGAAACTAGCAGCCAGTCTAGAAGGCGGAAAATACGAACCACCAAAGTTCGCCAAATTCAAGAGAGGGCTCCGGAATATAAAAAGAAATATCTCAAAATAA
- a CDS encoding DNA-binding protein, producing the protein MDEDTEDLREQKRKEIENQQENQEEALEEQRKQVQQQAAQYLTKEAKSRLGNIRAADPDKAASVEMQIVQLGKRGQISKINDDQLKDILKSISEEESENESDIKFRR; encoded by the coding sequence ATGGACGAGGATACCGAAGACCTCAGAGAACAGAAAAGAAAAGAGATAGAGAACCAGCAAGAGAATCAGGAAGAAGCTCTGGAAGAACAGAGAAAACAGGTCCAGCAGCAAGCAGCTCAATACCTCACCAAAGAAGCCAAGTCTCGGCTTGGCAACATACGGGCTGCAGACCCGGATAAAGCTGCTTCAGTCGAGATGCAGATTGTCCAACTCGGCAAGAGAGGTCAAATCAGTAAGATAAACGACGATCAGTTGAAGGATATCCTCAAATCAATCAGTGAGGAAGAAAGCGAAAACGAATCGGATATAAAATTCAGGAGGTGA